From a single Okeanomitos corallinicola TIOX110 genomic region:
- a CDS encoding serine/threonine-protein kinase, with protein MNTVSNLVVGKYELIESLGEGAFGKTYLAQDQQGNKYAVKKFIFFSSNSREMAIAKRKFNDEVKSLQKLNHPQIPQFVEYIEEEQEFYLVQQYINGKTLREKLHIHGKISLQAAHQILIDLLKIIDYLHQQNIIHRDIKPDNIMINDQGNLFLIDFGAVKEIISHATKLQIKATRIHTPGYAPIEQIHGEPQFNSDIYALGMTIIELMTGLKPDHFSDPWYRDISLSDNLRDILCKMIDEDYHTRYKSAADVIQDLEKQNSAKTIPIIPIIPTPDIDPESVNEMIWFVLLFILIFLSIFHTFMLPTFKNKEHEEQQSLSTNNKIPDFFYDRVNKL; from the coding sequence ATGAATACAGTATCAAACTTGGTTGTTGGAAAGTACGAACTGATCGAATCATTGGGAGAAGGTGCTTTTGGTAAAACCTATTTAGCGCAGGATCAGCAAGGTAACAAATATGCTGTTAAAAAATTCATATTTTTTAGTAGTAATTCTAGGGAAATGGCGATCGCAAAACGCAAGTTTAATGACGAGGTAAAAAGTTTACAAAAATTAAATCATCCACAAATTCCCCAATTTGTAGAATATATAGAAGAAGAACAAGAATTTTACTTAGTGCAACAATATATTAACGGTAAAACATTAAGGGAAAAACTACATATCCATGGAAAAATTAGTCTTCAAGCAGCACATCAAATACTAATAGATTTGTTGAAAATTATTGATTATCTTCACCAACAAAATATTATCCATCGTGATATTAAACCAGATAATATTATGATAAATGATCAGGGTAATTTATTTTTAATTGACTTTGGTGCAGTCAAAGAAATTATTTCTCATGCTACAAAATTACAAATAAAAGCTACTAGAATTCATACTCCTGGATATGCACCTATAGAACAAATTCACGGTGAACCACAATTTAATAGCGATATTTATGCACTGGGAATGACAATAATTGAATTAATGACGGGATTAAAACCTGATCATTTTAGTGATCCTTGGTATCGAGATATTTCTCTTAGTGATAATTTGAGAGATATTTTATGCAAAATGATTGATGAAGATTACCATACCAGATATAAATCAGCAGCAGATGTAATCCAAGATTTAGAAAAACAAAACTCTGCAAAAACTATCCCTATCATTCCAATTATTCCAACTCCTGATATTGATCCAGAATCAGTCAATGAGATGATTTGGTTTGTGCTTCTGTTTATATTAATATTCCTCTCTATTTTTCATACATTCATGTTACCTACATTCAAAAACAAAGAACATGAAGAACAGCAATCTTTGTCAACAAATAATAAGATTCCAGATTTCTTTTATGATCGTGTGAATAAGTTGTAA
- a CDS encoding flagellar motor protein: MPRLTRKKSNTTETFTVWTSFTDLMSNAFMIITLLLLFVVAQLSQKTPIDPISKNNKPTIISLPADKYSFPSGSAVLPRNLQDDIYKNGQDGMILKLITKNLADLENSDKQVDVIEIIGHTDGQPLGNFRTPECKNQSSSNLDKNLENVAIKNKNVAILCAGSNTDLGLMRALAVVKELQKAQSKSNSKRFKQIQFRAYSAAQLFLPNDQGFATIDRIENDKRRRIEIRFAQLGEYITPDK, from the coding sequence ATGCCGAGATTAACTAGAAAAAAATCTAATACCACAGAAACATTTACTGTGTGGACATCCTTCACAGATTTAATGTCCAATGCGTTTATGATTATCACATTACTACTTTTATTTGTTGTTGCTCAGTTATCACAAAAAACACCTATTGATCCAATATCTAAAAATAATAAACCAACAATTATTTCCCTCCCCGCAGATAAATATAGCTTTCCTTCTGGTAGTGCAGTTTTACCCAGAAATTTACAAGATGATATTTATAAAAATGGTCAAGATGGGATGATTTTAAAATTAATTACCAAAAATTTAGCAGATTTAGAAAATAGTGATAAACAAGTTGATGTAATTGAAATAATTGGACATACTGATGGACAACCATTAGGAAATTTTAGAACTCCCGAATGTAAGAATCAAAGCAGTAGTAATTTAGATAAAAACCTAGAAAATGTAGCTATAAAAAATAAAAATGTTGCTATTCTGTGTGCAGGTTCTAACACTGATTTAGGTTTAATGCGTGCGTTAGCAGTAGTCAAAGAACTACAAAAAGCACAAAGTAAAAGTAATTCAAAACGATTCAAGCAAATACAGTTTCGAGCATATTCCGCCGCACAACTTTTTTTACCGAATGATCAAGGATTTGCCACAATAGATAGAATAGAAAATGATAAACGTAGAAGGATAGAAATACGTTTTGCTCAACTTGGTGAGTACATTACACCTGATAAATAA
- a CDS encoding prepilin peptidase: MDTLIFVPASIIVFALGAAIGSFINVVVYRLPAGLSLLWPPSRCPKCLNQLKAYDNVPVFGWLWLKGKCRYCHTKISRRYPIVEAVTGILFLMVFWVFQFSFITIGYWAFCSWLLALSLIDWDTMTLPSPLTKSGLVLGLFFQMSIGFLTDASWNGVVKHLIVGIGGAVLGLWLFDSISVLGSIAFGKPVMGAGDAKLAAMMGAWLGWKYLLIAAFMACFLGAVVGGGAIILSRHQMGQKMPFGPFLALGAVISAFAGEAILSSYLRLMLPVS, translated from the coding sequence ATGGATACATTAATTTTTGTCCCTGCTAGTATCATTGTCTTCGCTTTGGGTGCAGCTATTGGTAGTTTTATCAATGTTGTGGTTTATCGCTTACCAGCAGGATTATCATTGCTTTGGCCACCTTCTCGTTGCCCTAAGTGCTTAAACCAACTCAAAGCCTATGATAATGTCCCGGTTTTTGGTTGGTTGTGGTTAAAAGGAAAATGCCGTTATTGTCACACTAAAATTTCTCGGCGTTATCCCATAGTAGAAGCAGTCACAGGGATACTATTTTTAATGGTATTTTGGGTATTTCAATTTTCATTTATCACTATCGGTTATTGGGCTTTTTGTAGCTGGTTATTGGCTCTATCTCTCATTGACTGGGACACGATGACCTTACCTAGTCCACTGACCAAATCTGGTTTAGTATTAGGTTTATTCTTTCAAATGAGCATCGGTTTTTTAACAGACGCTAGTTGGAATGGTGTAGTCAAACATCTGATAGTTGGGATTGGGGGCGCAGTTTTAGGTCTGTGGCTATTTGATAGTATTTCAGTCTTAGGTTCTATTGCCTTTGGTAAACCTGTCATGGGTGCAGGTGACGCTAAATTAGCAGCCATGATGGGAGCTTGGTTAGGCTGGAAATATTTACTCATAGCTGCATTTATGGCTTGCTTTTTGGGAGCAGTGGTAGGTGGAGGTGCTATTATACTTTCACGTCATCAAATGGGACAAAAAATGCCCTTTGGCCCTTTTCTCGCCTTGGGAGCAGTAATTTCTGCCTTTGCTGGTGAAGCAATTTTGTCATCATATTTGCGGCTAATGTTACCAGTATCTTGA
- a CDS encoding mechanosensitive ion channel family protein: MNFQEITQVAIALLTTLGLKVVGAIILFFIGLKLIEFCTRFLKRIFRSQQIEPTLITYLLNIISVTLRIVLIVAILGFFGIETTSFAALLAAVGIAIGAAWGGLLANFAAGAFLIIFQPFKVGDFITAGGVTGTVTEIGLFTTAVNTLDNVMTIVANNKIFSDNIQNYSSNPYRRVDLLAQLAHGVDHNQAIALLKAKISQIPHILDNPGPDVEILTFNLAGPVLAVRPYCHNDHYWQVYFDTNKAILETFTEAGYSVPEQRYTVNAATNGAHSFIPTTSEIG; encoded by the coding sequence ATGAATTTTCAAGAAATTACACAAGTTGCGATCGCACTGTTGACTACTTTAGGTCTCAAAGTAGTTGGTGCGATTATACTCTTCTTTATTGGTCTGAAATTAATTGAATTTTGTACGAGGTTTTTAAAACGTATCTTTAGAAGCCAACAGATTGAACCAACACTGATTACCTATCTATTAAACATCATTTCGGTAACCTTAAGAATTGTTTTAATTGTGGCAATTCTTGGCTTTTTTGGGATTGAAACAACTTCATTTGCTGCATTACTAGCTGCTGTTGGTATTGCTATTGGTGCTGCATGGGGTGGACTATTGGCTAACTTTGCAGCAGGAGCATTTTTAATTATTTTCCAGCCTTTCAAAGTTGGTGATTTTATTACTGCTGGTGGTGTAACAGGAACGGTGACAGAAATTGGACTGTTTACAACCGCCGTAAATACATTAGATAACGTGATGACAATTGTCGCCAATAATAAAATATTTTCTGATAATATTCAGAATTATTCATCCAATCCTTACCGTCGTGTTGATTTGCTGGCTCAACTTGCTCATGGTGTTGATCATAATCAAGCGATCGCACTTTTAAAAGCTAAAATCAGCCAAATTCCCCATATTCTCGACAACCCAGGCCCAGATGTAGAAATTCTCACTTTTAACTTAGCTGGTCCGGTTCTGGCAGTACGTCCCTATTGTCATAATGACCACTACTGGCAAGTTTATTTTGACACTAATAAAGCAATTCTAGAAACCTTTACAGAAGCGGGGTATTCAGTCCCTGAACAACGTTATACAGTCAATGCTGCCACAAACGGCGCTCATTCTTTCATTCCTACGACATCAGAAATAGGTTGA
- the psbV gene encoding photosystem II cytochrome c-550 — MFRRLIGFVAATILLTFQLFIGNATAVELNEATRTVPLNESGDTVVISIPQLAKGKKLFNDTCSQCHAGGVTKTNQNVGLEPEALALATPPRNNIEGLVDYMKNPTTYDGEIEISELHPSIKSADIFTEMRNLTDDDLEAIAAHILIEPKIVGIRWGGGKIHY, encoded by the coding sequence ATGTTTAGAAGATTGATTGGTTTTGTTGCTGCTACCATTTTGCTGACATTTCAGCTATTTATTGGTAATGCAACAGCGGTAGAACTAAATGAAGCTACTAGAACAGTACCATTGAATGAAAGTGGTGATACTGTCGTCATTAGCATACCGCAACTGGCAAAAGGTAAAAAATTATTTAACGACACCTGCTCTCAATGTCATGCAGGGGGAGTAACTAAGACTAACCAAAACGTAGGTTTAGAACCAGAAGCTCTAGCACTGGCTACACCACCACGTAACAACATTGAAGGCTTGGTAGACTATATGAAGAATCCCACCACATACGATGGTGAAATAGAAATTTCTGAACTACACCCCAGTATCAAGAGTGCGGATATCTTCACAGAAATGAGAAACCTCACAGATGACGACTTAGAAGCGATCGCTGCTCATATACTCATCGAGCCAAAAATTGTTGGGATTAGATGGGGTGGTGGTAAAATCCATTACTAA
- a CDS encoding Uma2 family endonuclease, with translation MLNYNLRQCLPSSAELPDSDDTPVDNELQNLIPNLLEAILALVWQNRNDWFFGVDMGIYYAPSQPPLVPDGFLSLGVERFIGEEGRLSYVFWEEDNIAPIFALEVVSKTYGGEYERKKVDYAKLGILYYAIYVPNRQYRRKRQPLEVYKLENKEYILQPDGRVWMPEIGLALGKERGTYLGRTREWLYWYNQQGERLATPEELVQQERLKSEKLAQKLRELGVNPDEIN, from the coding sequence ATGCTAAATTACAACTTGCGTCAATGTCTTCCATCTTCTGCGGAACTTCCTGACTCTGATGATACTCCAGTGGATAACGAATTACAAAACCTCATTCCTAATTTATTAGAAGCTATTTTAGCCTTAGTTTGGCAAAATAGAAATGATTGGTTTTTTGGTGTAGATATGGGTATTTATTATGCACCAAGTCAACCACCATTAGTACCTGACGGTTTTTTGAGTTTGGGAGTTGAACGTTTTATTGGTGAAGAAGGACGTTTAAGTTATGTATTTTGGGAAGAAGATAATATTGCCCCAATTTTTGCTTTAGAAGTAGTTTCTAAAACCTACGGTGGTGAATATGAAAGGAAAAAAGTTGACTATGCCAAATTAGGGATTTTATATTATGCAATTTATGTTCCTAATCGTCAATATCGGCGTAAACGTCAACCTTTGGAAGTGTATAAGTTAGAAAATAAGGAATACATTTTACAACCTGACGGACGGGTATGGATGCCAGAAATTGGTTTAGCTTTAGGAAAGGAGAGAGGTACTTATTTAGGAAGAACTAGAGAATGGTTATATTGGTATAATCAACAAGGTGAAAGATTAGCAACTCCTGAAGAATTGGTACAGCAAGAAAGATTAAAATCTGAGAAATTAGCTCAAAAATTAAGGGAATTAGGAGTTAACCCAGATGAGATTAATTAG
- the leuB gene encoding 3-isopropylmalate dehydrogenase — protein MTKNCRITLLPGDGIGPEIMAVAVDVLNVVGKRFDISFDFQTALIGGAAIDETGEPLPAATLDTCRNSDAVLLAAIGGYKWDSLPSDKRPEAGLLGLRAGLELFANLRPAKIIPQLIDASSLKREVVEGVDIMVVRELTGGIYFGKPKGIFATETGERRGVNTMVYNESEIDRIGRVAFETAQKRGKKLCSVDKANVLDVSQLWREKMTKLGSEYPEIELSHLYVDNAAMQLVRAPKQFDTIVTGNLFGDILSDAAAMLTGSIGMLPSASLGSSGPGVYEPVHGSAPDIAGQDKANPLAQVLSAAMMLRYGLDQPDAADLIENGVLQVLQQGDRTGDIMSPGMNLLGCRAMGDALIQILEN, from the coding sequence ATGACTAAAAACTGCCGTATTACCCTACTTCCTGGCGATGGCATTGGCCCTGAAATTATGGCCGTAGCGGTAGACGTACTCAATGTCGTTGGTAAACGCTTTGATATTTCTTTTGACTTTCAAACCGCACTCATTGGTGGTGCAGCTATTGATGAAACAGGAGAACCCTTACCTGCTGCCACTCTAGATACTTGTCGCAACAGTGATGCAGTTCTACTCGCTGCTATCGGTGGTTATAAATGGGATTCCCTACCCTCTGATAAACGTCCTGAAGCGGGTTTACTAGGACTAAGAGCAGGTTTAGAACTATTTGCTAACTTACGTCCTGCAAAAATAATACCCCAACTCATAGATGCTTCCAGCTTGAAACGGGAAGTAGTGGAAGGTGTGGATATCATGGTAGTGCGCGAACTTACAGGTGGGATTTATTTCGGTAAACCAAAAGGTATTTTTGCTACTGAAACAGGGGAAAGACGTGGTGTCAACACGATGGTTTATAATGAATCAGAAATTGATAGAATTGGCAGAGTCGCCTTTGAAACCGCCCAAAAACGGGGTAAAAAACTCTGTTCTGTAGATAAAGCCAATGTATTAGATGTATCTCAACTGTGGCGAGAAAAAATGACTAAACTGGGTTCAGAATATCCAGAAATTGAACTATCTCATCTATATGTAGATAACGCCGCCATGCAGTTAGTCCGCGCTCCTAAACAGTTTGATACTATTGTTACTGGTAATTTATTTGGTGATATTCTGTCCGATGCTGCGGCCATGCTGACTGGTAGTATTGGGATGTTACCCTCTGCTAGTTTGGGAAGTTCTGGGCCTGGTGTATATGAACCCGTTCACGGTTCAGCCCCCGATATTGCTGGCCAAGATAAAGCTAACCCCTTAGCCCAAGTTTTGAGTGCAGCTATGATGTTACGCTATGGCTTAGATCAACCAGATGCAGCAGACCTGATTGAAAATGGAGTGTTACAAGTTTTACAACAAGGCGATCGCACAGGAGATATTATGTCCCCAGGAATGAATCTTTTAGGTTGTCGCGCTATGGGTGACGCTCTAATTCAGATTCTGGAAAATTAG
- a CDS encoding transposase → MQVVERHIIQRNHPHYQEIDKLCFAAKNLYNYANFHIRQSFIFAQKYLDYNCLAKQLKATEPYQALPAKVAQQVLLGLHRNWSSFFAAIKAYASDKSKFLGRPKLPKYKHKEKGRHLLVYTAQAVSKPKMKSGLIHLSQTQIHIPTKVDYCYLNQVRIVPKIDHYVVEVVYEKEETDYGLDPNSIAAIDLGIDNLATLTSNQPRFIPVLVSGRIIKSINRYYNQRKANLQSLLPAHQKTSKRLQSLTKKRNFRVDDYLHKASRLIINHLVKCGIGTLVIGQNPLWKQNGNLGSRNNQNFVCIPHTRFVQQLSYKAKLVGINVLVSEESYTSVASFLDQDVIPTYGKVDSKEVKFSGRRIKTKLYRAGNGLLIHADVNGSLNILRKVVPTAFSLGIEGVVVRPVGVIPGK, encoded by the coding sequence ATGCAAGTAGTAGAGCGGCATATCATTCAAAGAAATCATCCCCATTATCAGGAGATTGATAAATTATGTTTTGCTGCCAAAAACCTCTACAATTATGCTAACTTTCACATTCGCCAAAGTTTCATCTTTGCTCAAAAATATCTTGACTACAATTGTTTAGCAAAACAATTAAAAGCGACAGAACCATACCAGGCCTTACCAGCCAAAGTTGCCCAACAAGTATTATTAGGACTACATCGCAACTGGTCATCTTTTTTTGCAGCAATTAAAGCTTATGCCTCAGATAAATCTAAATTTTTAGGCAGACCCAAATTACCTAAATATAAACACAAAGAAAAAGGCAGACATTTATTAGTTTATACAGCCCAAGCAGTGAGTAAACCCAAAATGAAATCTGGGTTGATTCATCTGTCACAAACACAGATTCACATTCCTACAAAAGTAGATTATTGTTATCTAAATCAAGTAAGAATTGTCCCCAAGATTGACCATTATGTAGTAGAAGTTGTCTATGAAAAAGAGGAAACAGATTATGGTTTAGACCCTAATTCCATAGCAGCGATTGATTTAGGAATAGATAATCTAGCAACCTTAACATCAAACCAGCCGAGATTTATACCAGTTCTGGTTTCCGGGCGGATTATCAAATCAATTAATCGTTATTATAATCAAAGAAAAGCCAATTTACAATCTTTACTACCTGCACATCAAAAGACCTCTAAACGACTACAAAGTTTAACTAAAAAACGGAATTTTCGAGTAGATGATTATCTGCATAAAGCCAGTCGCTTAATTATTAACCATTTAGTCAAGTGTGGGATTGGCACTTTAGTAATAGGTCAAAATCCCTTGTGGAAACAGAATGGGAATTTGGGCAGTAGAAATAATCAAAACTTTGTTTGTATTCCCCATACTCGATTTGTACAGCAGTTGAGTTATAAAGCGAAATTAGTGGGGATAAATGTATTGGTTTCTGAGGAGTCTTACACTAGTGTAGCTTCTTTTTTAGACCAAGATGTGATTCCTACTTATGGCAAAGTTGACTCGAAAGAAGTTAAATTTAGTGGTCGCAGAATCAAAACTAAACTTTATAGAGCAGGTAATGGTTTATTGATTCATGCTGATGTCAATGGTAGTTTGAATATTTTACGTAAAGTAGTCCCGACAGCATTTAGTCTAGGGATAGAGGGCGTTGTAGTCCGCCCCGTCGGGGTTATTCCCGGCAAATGA
- the accD gene encoding acetyl-CoA carboxylase, carboxyltransferase subunit beta has translation MANNEESRGLKSLFDWFANRRKSGSTNLERQEREIADGLWHKCPKCGVLTYTKDLKANQMVCTECGHHNRVDSDERIKQLIDANTWQLINEHLRPTDPLGFRDRKAYSDRLRETQEKIGLIDAVKTGLGQINGLPIALGVMDFRFMGGSMGSVVGEKLTRLIEQATQRRYPVVIVCTSGGARMQEGMLSLMQMAKISAALQRHQDARLLYIPVLTNPTTGGVTASFAMLGDIIIAEPKATIGFAGRRVIEQTLREKLPEDFQTAEDLLKHGFVDEIIPRTQLKNTLAQLISLHQPMPTTPNMVMWETMSLSSTGVE, from the coding sequence ATGGCAAACAACGAAGAATCACGCGGTTTAAAGTCTCTATTTGATTGGTTTGCAAATCGTCGTAAATCAGGATCTACTAATTTAGAAAGGCAAGAACGGGAAATAGCAGATGGTTTATGGCACAAATGCCCCAAATGTGGTGTTTTAACATACACCAAAGACTTAAAAGCCAATCAAATGGTTTGTACTGAATGTGGTCATCATAACCGAGTTGATAGTGATGAACGGATTAAACAATTAATTGATGCCAATACCTGGCAACTTATAAATGAACATTTGCGTCCTACAGATCCTTTAGGATTCCGCGATCGCAAAGCCTACAGCGATCGCTTGCGGGAAACCCAGGAAAAAATTGGTTTAATTGATGCCGTCAAAACCGGTTTAGGACAAATTAATGGTTTACCCATCGCTTTGGGAGTCATGGACTTCCGTTTCATGGGTGGTAGTATGGGTTCTGTCGTTGGGGAAAAACTCACCCGCTTAATTGAACAAGCTACACAACGCCGTTACCCTGTGGTAATTGTCTGTACCTCCGGTGGTGCAAGAATGCAGGAAGGAATGCTTTCCTTAATGCAAATGGCAAAAATCTCCGCCGCTTTACAACGTCATCAAGATGCCCGCTTATTGTACATTCCCGTATTAACAAATCCCACCACAGGAGGTGTTACCGCTAGTTTTGCGATGTTGGGTGATATCATCATTGCCGAACCAAAAGCCACTATCGGTTTTGCCGGTAGACGCGTAATTGAACAAACCCTACGCGAAAAATTACCCGAAGATTTCCAAACCGCTGAAGACTTACTCAAGCATGGTTTTGTAGATGAAATTATTCCCCGTACTCAGTTAAAAAATACATTAGCACAGCTAATTTCTTTACACCAGCCCATGCCAACTACACCGAATATGGTGATGTGGGAAACCATGAGTTTAAGTTCTACAGGTGTAGAGTAG
- a CDS encoding type I restriction endonuclease — protein sequence MQTFAVTETITTIAEAEKRLNLTRNQSPDFFTEWSDQLPELNNDDIKNLTTLWQRYIYHRSGGHLLESTVILLLVSPLLTIARLYDPPFRIKAQESIQIIVSDSEETLQGRIDILVLKERLWIIVIESKKTMLSVWSALPQTLAYLMANPNQNYPAFAMLTNGDDIVFVKVENQKYAISRVFAPFTNQSELAVACQVLRKIAVIV from the coding sequence ATGCAAACATTCGCAGTCACAGAAACCATTACCACCATTGCTGAAGCTGAAAAAAGACTTAATTTAACTCGAAATCAATCCCCAGACTTTTTCACAGAATGGAGTGATCAATTACCAGAATTAAATAACGATGATATCAAAAACTTAACAACTTTATGGCAACGTTATATTTATCATCGTTCCGGTGGACATTTATTAGAAAGTACGGTAATTTTATTACTCGTTTCTCCACTGCTAACGATCGCTCGTTTATATGATCCACCTTTTAGAATTAAAGCACAAGAATCAATACAAATTATAGTATCTGATAGTGAAGAAACCTTACAGGGAAGAATTGATATTTTAGTCTTAAAAGAAAGATTATGGATTATAGTTATAGAATCTAAAAAAACCATGTTATCAGTTTGGTCAGCACTACCCCAAACTCTAGCTTATTTAATGGCTAATCCTAATCAAAATTATCCTGCTTTTGCGATGTTAACTAATGGTGATGATATAGTTTTTGTGAAAGTGGAAAATCAAAAATATGCAATTTCTAGAGTTTTTGCACCTTTTACTAATCAAAGTGAATTAGCAGTTGCTTGTCAGGTGTTGCGGAAAATAGCGGTAATAGTCTGA
- a CDS encoding ATP-binding domain-containing protein: MAVGIEEQGSKFITTEAIKNQDGEQKVWDAVRGAFADRNCIGYWRYPIFSKVGEVRKEPDILIVDREFGVVVITIKSINIDQITNINSQSWQLKNSDITEINPYQIAEHQLRALISYSDRETALWRKINGRAIIVLPQITLEQWQQKGFDKLPDIPPIIFQDQLGKVGLIESIEKANIIIPGENIEDKDWELLLSVVGGTPVLRKPPRDKVSTTGKTRSAVIDSLRERLYEIDLQQEHIGKEIPPGPQRIRGIAGSGKTVLLCQKAASMHLKHPEWDIALVFFTRSLYDLMIRLLDQWIRRFSCGEMHYDPKTNFKLQVFHAWGAKEQPGLYRTICEYHGKRPGTVQNTKERQPNRGLIDLSKRLLEEISIEPMFDAILIDEGQDLVAEDDLKYEDKQAIYWLAYQALKPVSEDNPEEKRLIWAYDEAQSLDSLVVPKAKEIFGEKLSNLLNKQPQYAGGIKRSEVMRRCYRTPGQILTAAHAMGMGLLRPEGMLTGITNKDDWNRIGYEVKGDFRRVGKPISIHRKAEFSPNPIPELWGEPVLEFETYSSREAEMMALSEKIMHNIVHDGLNPSRDILVLVLGSPMEAMELETEVASFLMEQEIDVYIPTALKLNDLVFQYPHNDPDKFWCDGGVTVSRITRAKGHEADMVYVVGFDHVARNENDVNLRNQLFVALTRARGWANLSGVGNYPMYDEMRKVIASGESFTFTYKRSPKRDIGDGD; encoded by the coding sequence ATGGCTGTAGGAATCGAAGAACAGGGTAGCAAGTTTATCACCACCGAAGCTATAAAAAATCAAGACGGAGAACAGAAAGTTTGGGATGCTGTCCGTGGTGCATTTGCGGATAGAAACTGCATTGGATATTGGCGTTATCCCATCTTTTCCAAAGTAGGAGAAGTCAGAAAAGAACCGGATATATTAATAGTTGATCGAGAATTTGGTGTAGTTGTAATTACTATTAAATCTATCAATATTGACCAAATTACTAATATCAATAGTCAAAGTTGGCAATTAAAAAACAGTGATATTACAGAAATAAATCCCTATCAAATAGCAGAACATCAACTGCGAGCATTAATATCTTACAGTGATCGAGAAACTGCACTATGGAGAAAAATCAATGGTAGAGCGATTATTGTATTACCCCAAATTACATTAGAACAGTGGCAACAAAAAGGCTTTGATAAATTACCAGATATTCCCCCAATTATTTTTCAAGATCAATTAGGGAAAGTTGGTTTAATAGAAAGTATTGAAAAAGCTAATATTATCATTCCCGGTGAAAATATTGAAGATAAAGATTGGGAATTGTTACTTTCAGTAGTTGGTGGTACTCCTGTCTTGCGTAAACCACCCCGTGATAAAGTTTCTACTACAGGAAAAACCCGTTCTGCTGTGATTGATAGTCTAAGAGAAAGACTTTACGAAATAGATTTACAACAAGAACATATTGGTAAAGAAATTCCCCCCGGTCCCCAACGTATTCGCGGTATTGCGGGTTCAGGAAAAACGGTTTTACTTTGCCAAAAAGCCGCGAGTATGCACTTAAAACATCCAGAATGGGATATTGCTTTAGTATTTTTTACCCGTTCATTATATGATTTAATGATTAGATTATTAGATCAATGGATACGGCGTTTTAGTTGTGGAGAAATGCACTATGATCCGAAAACTAATTTTAAATTACAAGTATTTCATGCTTGGGGTGCAAAAGAACAACCTGGTTTATATAGAACTATTTGCGAATATCATGGTAAAAGACCAGGAACAGTACAAAACACTAAAGAAAGACAACCAAACCGGGGTTTAATAGATTTAAGTAAACGGCTTTTAGAAGAAATTAGTATTGAACCAATGTTTGATGCAATTTTGATTGATGAAGGTCAAGATTTAGTAGCAGAAGATGATTTAAAATATGAAGATAAACAGGCAATTTATTGGTTAGCTTATCAAGCATTAAAACCAGTAAGTGAAGATAACCCAGAGGAAAAAAGACTAATTTGGGCGTATGATGAAGCACAAAGTTTAGATAGTTTGGTAGTTCCTAAAGCAAAAGAAATATTTGGGGAAAAATTAAGCAATCTTTTAAATAAACAACCCCAATATGCTGGAGGTATTAAACGTTCTGAAGTTATGCGTCGTTGTTATCGGACTCCGGGACAAATTCTGACTGCTGCTCATGCAATGGGGATGGGTTTATTACGTCCTGAAGGAATGTTAACAGGAATTACAAATAAGGATGATTGGAATAGAATTGGTTATGAAGTAAAGGGAGATTTTCGCCGAGTTGGTAAACCGATAAGTATTCACAGAAAAGCTGAATTTTCACCAAACCCTATTCCTGAATTGTGGGGAGAGCCGGTTTTAGAATTTGAAACTTATTCTTCTCGTGAAGCGGAAATGATGGCTTTATCTGAGAAGATTATGCACAATATTGTTCATGATGGACTCAACCCCAGTCGAGATATTTTAGTGTTGGTTTTAGGTTCACCTATGGAAGCAATGGAGTTAGAAACTGAAGTTGCAAGTTTCTTGATGGAACAGGAAATTGATGTTTATATTCCCACCGCTTTAAAGTTAAATGATTTAGTTTTTCAATATCCTCATAATGACCCTGATAAATTTTGGTGTGATGGTGGTGTAACGGTTTCTCGCATTACTCGCGCTAAGGGACATGAAGCAGATATGGTTTATGTGGTGGGTTTTGATCATGTTGCGAGAAATGAAAATGATGTCAATTTACGTAACCAGTTATTTGTTGCGTTAACTAGGGCGAGGGGTTGGGCAAATTTAAGTGGTGTGGGTAATTATCCGATGTATGATGAGATGCGAAAGGTGATTGCTAGTGGTGAGAGTTTTACTTTTACTTATAAGCGTTCGCCTAAGCGGGATATTGGGGATGGGGATTGA